A window from Gossypium raimondii isolate GPD5lz chromosome 7, ASM2569854v1, whole genome shotgun sequence encodes these proteins:
- the LOC105786085 gene encoding CBS domain-containing protein CBSCBSPB1 isoform X1 has translation MTSYSGSPRRNISRSSFSSARRKALENGRSDSVRKLLPSPRPTGLAGERTVKKLRLSKALTVPESTTIYEACRRMAARKVDALLLTDSNALLCGILTDKDIVTRVIARELNMEETPVSKVMTKNPVFVLSDTLAVEALQKMVQGKFRHLPVVQNGEVIALLDIAKCLYDAIARMERAAEKGKAIAAAVEGVEKNWGTSFSGQNTFIETLREQMFRPSLSTIIADNPKIVIVSPDDTVLTTTKKMQECRINSAVVLVENKPRGILTSKDILMRVIAQNLPPETTSVEQVMTPNPECATLDTPIVSALHTMHDGNFLHLPVLDRDADGELVSIVDVIEVTHAAVATVSQVGKNFGVNNEAASTMVQKFWDSAMALPPIEDEDETRSYSSLKLASEAAETERSLPYPSSNFPFTFGFKIQDRMGRMHRFTSDTRSLTDLITAVLQRLGDDRDRDSVPQILYEDEDHDKVVLASDNDLQVAVEHAKSVGLKGLRLHLDYSGTKDHRRRGSGSGCMDYANSDAWNTACNTVAAGAAVVAGLSLLAYLRKAGN, from the exons ATGACAAGTTACAGCGGTTCGCCGAGGCGGAATATTTCAAGGTCAAGCTTTTCATCAGCGAGGAGAAAAGCATTGGAGAATGGACGTTCCGATTCTGTACGGAAACTCTTACCATCTCCTCGTCCTAC GGGACTTGCTGGAGAGCGTACTGTGAAGAAGTTGAGGCTCTCAAAGGCCTTAACGGTACCAGAAAGTACCACCATTTATGAGGCCTGCCGGAGGATGGCTGCTCGTAAGGTTGATGCTTTATTGCTTACTGATTCTAATGCATTGCTTTGCGGGATTCTCACGGACAAG GACATAGTAACAAGAGTGATTGCTCGGGAGCTTAATATGGAGGAAACACCAGTTTCTAAAGTAATGACAAAGAACCCGGTATTTGTTCTTTCTGATACTCTTGCTGTGGAGGCACTCCAGAAGATGGTGCAAG GAAAATTTAGACACTTGCCTGTTGTACAGAATGGGGAGGTCATTGCTTTGCTTGATATAGCTAAGTGTCTGTATGATGCTATTGCTCGAATGGAAAGGGCAGCTGAAAAGGGAAAAGCTATTGCTGCTGCTGTTGAAGGTGTAGAAAAGAACTGGGGAACATCTTTCTCTG GTCAGAATACATTCATTGAGACACTTCGAGAGCAAATGTTCAGGCCCTCACTGTCTACAATAATTGCAGACAATCCAAA GATTGTAATAGTTTCACCAGATGACACAGTTTTAACGACTACAAAAAAGATGCAAGAATGTCGAATAAACTCTGCAGTTGTGCTTGTTGAAAATAAACCCCGGGGGATTCTAAC ATCAAAGGATATATTAATGCGGGTAATAGCACAAAATCTGCCTCCAGAGACCACTTCAGTGGAACAG GTTATGACTCCTAACCCAGAATGTGCAACACTTGACACACCAATTGTTTCTGCTTTGCATACCATGCATGATGGCAACTTTTTACACCTACCTGTGCTAGATAGAG ATGCAGATGGAGAACTAGTTTCTATTGTTGATGTGATCGAAGTTACTCATGCCGCTGTTGCTACAGTAAGTCAA GTTGGGAAAAATTTTGGAGTCAATAATGAGGCTGCCTCAACAATGGTGCAGAAATTTTGGGATTCTGCAATGGCCTTACCTCCCATTGAAGATGAGGATGAGACAAGAAG TTATAGTTCATTGAAGTTAGCTTCTGAAGCAGCAGAGACAGAGAGATCACTTCCCTATCCTTCATCCAATTTTCCATTTACATTTGGTTTCAAAATACAAGATAGAATGGGCCGAATGCATAGATTTACATCTG ATACACGTAGTTTGACGGATCTAATAACTGCAGTCCTTCAGAGGTTAGGGGATGACAGAGATAGAGATAGTGTGCCTCAAATCCTG TATGAAGATGAAGACCATGACAAAGTTGTATTGGCATCGGACAATGATCTTCAAGTGGCCGTGGAGCATGCAAAATCAGTTGGTTTGAAG GGTTTAAGATTACATTTAGATTATTCGGGAACGAAAGATCATCGTCGAAGGGGCTCGGGTTCAGGATGCATGGATTATGCGAACTCCGATGCATGGAATACGGCATGCAACACCGTTGCCGCAGGGGCAGCCGTTGTTGCTGGGCTGAGCTTATTAGCATACTTGAGGAAAGCCGGTAATTAG
- the LOC105786085 gene encoding CBS domain-containing protein CBSCBSPB1 isoform X2, protein MTSYSGSPRRNISRSSFSSARRKALENGRSDSVRKLLPSPRPTGLAGERTVKKLRLSKALTVPESTTIYEACRRMAARKVDALLLTDSNALLCGILTDKDIVTRVIARELNMEETPVSKVMTKNPVFVLSDTLAVEALQKMVQGKFRHLPVVQNGEVIALLDIAKCLYDAIARMERAAEKGKAIAAAVEGVEKNWGTSFSGQNTFIETLREQMFRPSLSTIIADNPKIVIVSPDDTVLTTTKKMQECRINSAVVLVENKPRGILTSKDILMRVIAQNLPPETTSVEQVMTPNPECATLDTPIVSALHTMHDGNFLHLPVLDRDGELVSIVDVIEVTHAAVATVSQVGKNFGVNNEAASTMVQKFWDSAMALPPIEDEDETRSYSSLKLASEAAETERSLPYPSSNFPFTFGFKIQDRMGRMHRFTSDTRSLTDLITAVLQRLGDDRDRDSVPQILYEDEDHDKVVLASDNDLQVAVEHAKSVGLKGLRLHLDYSGTKDHRRRGSGSGCMDYANSDAWNTACNTVAAGAAVVAGLSLLAYLRKAGN, encoded by the exons ATGACAAGTTACAGCGGTTCGCCGAGGCGGAATATTTCAAGGTCAAGCTTTTCATCAGCGAGGAGAAAAGCATTGGAGAATGGACGTTCCGATTCTGTACGGAAACTCTTACCATCTCCTCGTCCTAC GGGACTTGCTGGAGAGCGTACTGTGAAGAAGTTGAGGCTCTCAAAGGCCTTAACGGTACCAGAAAGTACCACCATTTATGAGGCCTGCCGGAGGATGGCTGCTCGTAAGGTTGATGCTTTATTGCTTACTGATTCTAATGCATTGCTTTGCGGGATTCTCACGGACAAG GACATAGTAACAAGAGTGATTGCTCGGGAGCTTAATATGGAGGAAACACCAGTTTCTAAAGTAATGACAAAGAACCCGGTATTTGTTCTTTCTGATACTCTTGCTGTGGAGGCACTCCAGAAGATGGTGCAAG GAAAATTTAGACACTTGCCTGTTGTACAGAATGGGGAGGTCATTGCTTTGCTTGATATAGCTAAGTGTCTGTATGATGCTATTGCTCGAATGGAAAGGGCAGCTGAAAAGGGAAAAGCTATTGCTGCTGCTGTTGAAGGTGTAGAAAAGAACTGGGGAACATCTTTCTCTG GTCAGAATACATTCATTGAGACACTTCGAGAGCAAATGTTCAGGCCCTCACTGTCTACAATAATTGCAGACAATCCAAA GATTGTAATAGTTTCACCAGATGACACAGTTTTAACGACTACAAAAAAGATGCAAGAATGTCGAATAAACTCTGCAGTTGTGCTTGTTGAAAATAAACCCCGGGGGATTCTAAC ATCAAAGGATATATTAATGCGGGTAATAGCACAAAATCTGCCTCCAGAGACCACTTCAGTGGAACAG GTTATGACTCCTAACCCAGAATGTGCAACACTTGACACACCAATTGTTTCTGCTTTGCATACCATGCATGATGGCAACTTTTTACACCTACCTGTGCTAGATAGAG ATGGAGAACTAGTTTCTATTGTTGATGTGATCGAAGTTACTCATGCCGCTGTTGCTACAGTAAGTCAA GTTGGGAAAAATTTTGGAGTCAATAATGAGGCTGCCTCAACAATGGTGCAGAAATTTTGGGATTCTGCAATGGCCTTACCTCCCATTGAAGATGAGGATGAGACAAGAAG TTATAGTTCATTGAAGTTAGCTTCTGAAGCAGCAGAGACAGAGAGATCACTTCCCTATCCTTCATCCAATTTTCCATTTACATTTGGTTTCAAAATACAAGATAGAATGGGCCGAATGCATAGATTTACATCTG ATACACGTAGTTTGACGGATCTAATAACTGCAGTCCTTCAGAGGTTAGGGGATGACAGAGATAGAGATAGTGTGCCTCAAATCCTG TATGAAGATGAAGACCATGACAAAGTTGTATTGGCATCGGACAATGATCTTCAAGTGGCCGTGGAGCATGCAAAATCAGTTGGTTTGAAG GGTTTAAGATTACATTTAGATTATTCGGGAACGAAAGATCATCGTCGAAGGGGCTCGGGTTCAGGATGCATGGATTATGCGAACTCCGATGCATGGAATACGGCATGCAACACCGTTGCCGCAGGGGCAGCCGTTGTTGCTGGGCTGAGCTTATTAGCATACTTGAGGAAAGCCGGTAATTAG
- the LOC105786085 gene encoding CBS domain-containing protein CBSCBSPB1 isoform X3 gives MTSYSGSPRRNISRSSFSSARRKALENGRSDSVRKLLPSPRPTGLAGERTVKKLRLSKALTVPESTTIYEACRRMAARKVDALLLTDSNALLCGILTDKDIVTRVIARELNMEETPVSKVMTKNPVFVLSDTLAVEALQKMVQGKFRHLPVVQNGEVIALLDIAKCLYDAIARMERAAEKGKAIAAAVEGVEKNWGTSFSGQNTFIETLREQMFRPSLSTIIADNPKIVIVSPDDTVLTTTKKMQECRINSAVVLVENKPRGILTSKDILMRVIAQNLPPETTSVEQVMTPNPECATLDTPIVSALHTMHDGNFLHLPVLDRDADGELVSIVDVIEVTHAAVATVSQVGKNFGVNNEAASTMVQKFWDSAMALPPIEDEDETRSYSSLKLASEAAETERSLPYPSSNFPFTFGFKIQDRMGRMHRFTSDTRSLTDLITAVLQRLGDDRDRDSVPQILYEDEDHDKVVLASDNDLQVAVEHAKSVGLKIRSNT, from the exons ATGACAAGTTACAGCGGTTCGCCGAGGCGGAATATTTCAAGGTCAAGCTTTTCATCAGCGAGGAGAAAAGCATTGGAGAATGGACGTTCCGATTCTGTACGGAAACTCTTACCATCTCCTCGTCCTAC GGGACTTGCTGGAGAGCGTACTGTGAAGAAGTTGAGGCTCTCAAAGGCCTTAACGGTACCAGAAAGTACCACCATTTATGAGGCCTGCCGGAGGATGGCTGCTCGTAAGGTTGATGCTTTATTGCTTACTGATTCTAATGCATTGCTTTGCGGGATTCTCACGGACAAG GACATAGTAACAAGAGTGATTGCTCGGGAGCTTAATATGGAGGAAACACCAGTTTCTAAAGTAATGACAAAGAACCCGGTATTTGTTCTTTCTGATACTCTTGCTGTGGAGGCACTCCAGAAGATGGTGCAAG GAAAATTTAGACACTTGCCTGTTGTACAGAATGGGGAGGTCATTGCTTTGCTTGATATAGCTAAGTGTCTGTATGATGCTATTGCTCGAATGGAAAGGGCAGCTGAAAAGGGAAAAGCTATTGCTGCTGCTGTTGAAGGTGTAGAAAAGAACTGGGGAACATCTTTCTCTG GTCAGAATACATTCATTGAGACACTTCGAGAGCAAATGTTCAGGCCCTCACTGTCTACAATAATTGCAGACAATCCAAA GATTGTAATAGTTTCACCAGATGACACAGTTTTAACGACTACAAAAAAGATGCAAGAATGTCGAATAAACTCTGCAGTTGTGCTTGTTGAAAATAAACCCCGGGGGATTCTAAC ATCAAAGGATATATTAATGCGGGTAATAGCACAAAATCTGCCTCCAGAGACCACTTCAGTGGAACAG GTTATGACTCCTAACCCAGAATGTGCAACACTTGACACACCAATTGTTTCTGCTTTGCATACCATGCATGATGGCAACTTTTTACACCTACCTGTGCTAGATAGAG ATGCAGATGGAGAACTAGTTTCTATTGTTGATGTGATCGAAGTTACTCATGCCGCTGTTGCTACAGTAAGTCAA GTTGGGAAAAATTTTGGAGTCAATAATGAGGCTGCCTCAACAATGGTGCAGAAATTTTGGGATTCTGCAATGGCCTTACCTCCCATTGAAGATGAGGATGAGACAAGAAG TTATAGTTCATTGAAGTTAGCTTCTGAAGCAGCAGAGACAGAGAGATCACTTCCCTATCCTTCATCCAATTTTCCATTTACATTTGGTTTCAAAATACAAGATAGAATGGGCCGAATGCATAGATTTACATCTG ATACACGTAGTTTGACGGATCTAATAACTGCAGTCCTTCAGAGGTTAGGGGATGACAGAGATAGAGATAGTGTGCCTCAAATCCTG TATGAAGATGAAGACCATGACAAAGTTGTATTGGCATCGGACAATGATCTTCAAGTGGCCGTGGAGCATGCAAAATCAGTTGGTTTGAAG ATTCGATCCAATACATGA